The proteins below come from a single Nitrospiraceae bacterium genomic window:
- the secY gene encoding preprotein translocase subunit SecY produces MLERLITSLQNIFKIPELRSRVIFTLSMLAVYRIGAHVPTPGINNEELFKFLTERGGALMGFLDIFSGGALSRLTIFALGIMPYISASIILQLLTVVVPHLSKLAKEGERGRKTIIQYTRYGTILIALIQGFGIALGLEGMNDGAFVLDPGWSFRLMTVITLVAGTAFLMWLGEQITERGVGNGISLIIFSGIVASLPSAVVQTFDLYQVGQISLLLLLVLGVVMLAVMGAIVFLESGRRKIAVQYAKRIVGRRVYGGQNTHIPLKINTAGVIPPIFASSIIAFPATIASFIQVPWVQSIGSQLAPGSLLYTMLYVGMIIFFCFFYTAVVLNPVDMADNMKKYGGFIPGIRPGQKTADFIYKVLTRITFAGAIYLAIVCVIPELLIYRLNMPFYFGGTSLLIVIGVGLDTAQQIENHMLMRNYEGFLGKGSLKGRSG; encoded by the coding sequence GTGCTTGAGCGGCTAATCACGAGCCTTCAAAATATCTTCAAAATTCCGGAGTTGCGTAGCCGGGTAATATTTACCTTGTCTATGCTTGCAGTTTATCGGATTGGGGCTCATGTTCCCACGCCCGGAATCAATAATGAAGAGCTTTTCAAGTTTCTCACCGAAAGGGGTGGGGCCCTCATGGGCTTCCTTGATATTTTTTCGGGAGGGGCTTTATCGAGGCTCACGATTTTCGCATTGGGCATTATGCCCTATATCAGCGCTTCGATTATATTACAACTTCTTACGGTTGTTGTTCCGCATCTTTCCAAATTAGCAAAGGAAGGAGAACGAGGAAGAAAAACCATCATTCAATACACCAGGTATGGAACTATCCTGATTGCCTTAATTCAAGGATTTGGTATTGCTCTCGGCTTGGAAGGAATGAATGATGGAGCATTCGTTCTTGATCCTGGTTGGTCTTTTCGATTGATGACAGTGATTACTTTGGTAGCTGGAACAGCCTTCCTTATGTGGTTAGGAGAGCAAATAACTGAACGGGGCGTTGGAAATGGTATTTCTCTTATAATTTTTTCAGGGATAGTTGCCAGCCTTCCAAGTGCAGTGGTTCAAACATTTGATCTATACCAGGTTGGACAAATCAGTCTCCTTTTACTATTGGTTCTTGGTGTCGTTATGCTGGCAGTAATGGGGGCTATTGTTTTTTTGGAAAGCGGGCGAAGAAAAATTGCGGTGCAATATGCCAAACGAATAGTTGGGAGACGGGTATACGGTGGACAAAACACCCATATTCCTTTGAAAATAAATACGGCTGGTGTTATTCCGCCCATTTTTGCCTCCTCAATTATTGCGTTTCCAGCCACGATAGCCAGTTTTATACAAGTTCCGTGGGTACAAAGCATCGGGTCCCAGTTAGCGCCAGGGTCCTTACTGTATACAATGTTATATGTTGGAATGATTATTTTTTTCTGTTTCTTCTATACAGCTGTAGTCCTAAATCCTGTCGATATGGCTGACAACATGAAGAAATATGGTGGATTTATCCCAGGGATACGACCCGGGCAAAAGACCGCAGACTTTATTTATAAGGTATTAACCAGAATTACATTTGCTGGAGCTATTTATTTAGCTATCGTGTGCGTTATTCCGGAATTATTAATTTACCGACTAAATATGCCTTTTTATTTTGGAGGTACCTCTCTTTTGATTGTCATAGGGGTGGGGTTGGATACCGCACAACAAATTGAAAATCATATGCTCATGCGGAATTATGAAGGGTTTCTTGGAAAAGGTTCCTTAAAGGGTAGAAGTGGGTAA
- the rplO gene encoding 50S ribosomal protein L15 has product MKLHDLHPSPGSKTKKKRLGRGPGSGLGKTAGKGHKGLLARSGRANQAGFEGGQMPLARRLPKRGFTNIFRVEYAVINLKDLVSHEKTMNFNPTVFNEIGLTKGRNPQVKILGDGEIDRAIVVEAHKFSDTARQKIESAGGQVKVIGRA; this is encoded by the coding sequence ATGAAACTACACGATTTACATCCGTCTCCAGGTTCAAAAACCAAGAAAAAACGCCTTGGCCGTGGGCCTGGGTCAGGGTTAGGTAAGACGGCCGGAAAAGGCCATAAAGGGTTATTAGCCCGTTCTGGACGGGCTAATCAAGCCGGTTTTGAAGGTGGACAAATGCCACTTGCCCGCAGATTGCCCAAGCGTGGGTTTACAAATATTTTCCGGGTAGAATATGCGGTAATAAATCTTAAAGACCTTGTTTCTCACGAAAAAACCATGAATTTTAACCCAACAGTTTTCAATGAAATTGGGTTAACTAAAGGGCGAAATCCACAGGTTAAAATACTTGGCGATGGGGAAATTGATCGCGCGATTGTTGTTGAAGCACATAAGTTTAGTGATACGGCCAGACAAAAAATTGAGAGTGCCGGCGGGCAAGTAAAGGTGATCGGCCGTGCTTGA
- the rpmD gene encoding 50S ribosomal protein L30 yields MVTPTNLSITLKRSTIGHPDKMRLVLLGLGLRKIGQTVSRPDTKQVRGLIYKVRHLIEVAVS; encoded by the coding sequence ATGGTGACACCAACCAATCTCTCAATCACATTAAAGCGAAGCACAATAGGCCATCCAGATAAGATGCGTTTGGTTTTATTGGGGCTCGGACTTAGGAAAATCGGACAGACTGTCAGTCGTCCTGATACAAAACAGGTACGTGGATTAATTTATAAGGTCAGGCATCTTATTGAGGTTGCTGTTTCATGA
- the rpsE gene encoding 30S ribosomal protein S5 has product MRVNVEELNLKDKPVVINRVAKVVKGGKRFSFSALVVVGDGDGWVGVGKGKATEVPSAIAKAVAHAKKNLIRIPLKSNTIPHEVHGYFGGEHIVLKPAKQGTGIIAGGAVRSLLEVAGAQNIVAKTLGRGNPFNAVRATIEGLSQLRDPYEVREMRRTAVGMED; this is encoded by the coding sequence GTGAGGGTTAATGTTGAAGAGCTCAATCTAAAAGATAAGCCGGTGGTAATTAACCGTGTGGCCAAAGTGGTGAAAGGGGGAAAACGGTTTTCCTTTTCCGCCCTGGTGGTTGTGGGCGATGGCGATGGTTGGGTTGGTGTAGGAAAAGGAAAAGCGACCGAAGTTCCATCTGCCATAGCTAAGGCCGTGGCACATGCAAAAAAAAATCTTATCAGGATTCCTCTCAAATCTAATACTATCCCCCATGAGGTGCATGGGTATTTTGGTGGAGAGCACATTGTCCTAAAACCGGCCAAACAGGGTACGGGTATCATCGCCGGAGGAGCCGTCCGTTCCCTATTGGAGGTGGCTGGTGCACAGAATATCGTTGCGAAAACCCTAGGTCGTGGTAATCCGTTTAATGCGGTGAGGGCAACTATTGAAGGCTTGAGCCAGTTGCGTGATCCCTATGAGGTACGAGAAATGCGGCGAACTGCCGTCGGAATGGAAGATTAA
- a CDS encoding 50S ribosomal protein L18 produces MLEKQKRLDKRSRRVRLRIVGLSSRPRLSVFRSNSHIYAQIIDDADGRTLVSASSCDPGLKDKLRSGGNVEAAKMVGQAIAERAKAIPIELVVFDRGGRLYHGRVKALADAARAGGLKF; encoded by the coding sequence ATACTGGAAAAACAAAAAAGATTGGATAAGCGGAGTCGGCGGGTGCGGTTGCGCATTGTAGGATTATCTTCTCGTCCACGATTAAGTGTTTTTAGAAGTAATTCTCATATTTATGCTCAAATTATTGATGATGCAGATGGTCGTACCTTGGTTTCGGCATCATCCTGTGACCCTGGATTAAAAGATAAATTAAGATCTGGTGGGAATGTTGAGGCAGCGAAGATGGTGGGACAGGCAATTGCGGAACGGGCAAAGGCTATACCTATTGAACTAGTGGTTTTTGATCGCGGTGGCAGATTGTATCATGGCCGGGTAAAGGCATTGGCTGATGCCGCTCGTGCAGGTGGGTTGAAATTCTAA
- the rplF gene encoding 50S ribosomal protein L6 produces the protein MSRIGRKPISIPKGVEVQVIDRNVFVKGPLGQLQWDLSPGIEASVEKEEVSLSRNDDSAKLKALHGLTRAELANQLKGVKDGFKENLEVMGVGYRAQIQGNELSFSVGYAHPVSIKLPKGVEASVDKQTSISLKGIDKRMVSLVAAQIRSMKVPDVYKQKGIKYVGEVLRKKAGKAGKK, from the coding sequence ATGTCGAGGATTGGACGAAAGCCGATATCAATTCCCAAAGGTGTCGAAGTGCAGGTCATCGACCGGAACGTTTTTGTAAAGGGTCCGCTTGGCCAACTCCAGTGGGATCTGAGCCCAGGGATAGAAGCTAGTGTAGAAAAGGAAGAAGTTTCGTTGTCAAGAAACGATGATTCAGCAAAACTAAAGGCGCTACATGGACTGACCAGGGCAGAACTCGCTAATCAGTTAAAGGGGGTCAAGGATGGTTTCAAGGAAAACCTTGAAGTGATGGGTGTTGGATACAGAGCGCAAATTCAAGGGAATGAATTAAGCTTTTCTGTCGGGTATGCTCATCCGGTGTCAATAAAATTGCCAAAAGGAGTAGAGGCCTCTGTTGACAAGCAAACATCAATTTCCCTTAAGGGAATTGATAAACGAATGGTCAGTCTTGTGGCAGCTCAAATCAGAAGTATGAAAGTTCCGGATGTGTATAAGCAAAAAGGTATAAAATATGTTGGTGAAGTCCTTCGTAAAAAAGCTGGCAAAGCCGGAAAAAAGTAG
- the rpsH gene encoding 30S ribosomal protein S8: MSMTDPLADLFVRIQNAGRRGHDLVKIPSSRVKKDILRIFKEEGFIRDYKAATGTNGHPVIEVSLRYSPGRQKKSFITGIKRISKPGCRVYAGKEDLPRVMRGLGMAILTTDRGLLTDEQCRRSQVGGEVLCHVW, from the coding sequence ATGTCGATGACTGATCCTCTCGCAGATTTATTCGTGCGAATCCAAAATGCGGGACGCCGAGGCCACGATCTGGTTAAAATCCCATCTTCTCGTGTGAAAAAAGATATCCTCCGAATTTTTAAGGAAGAGGGATTCATTCGTGACTACAAAGCGGCTACGGGTACCAATGGGCACCCAGTTATTGAAGTTTCCCTTCGATATTCTCCTGGTCGCCAAAAAAAATCATTTATAACTGGTATAAAAAGGATCAGTAAGCCTGGTTGTAGAGTATATGCCGGGAAGGAAGACCTTCCACGGGTGATGCGGGGATTGGGTATGGCAATTCTGACTACTGACCGAGGTTTATTGACTGATGAACAATGTCGGAGGTCTCAAGTCGGCGGTGAAGTTTTATGTCATGTGTGGTGA
- a CDS encoding type Z 30S ribosomal protein S14 — protein sequence MSRLALKNKAKRKPKFTCRHYNRCPLCGRVRGFLRRFLMCRICFRFLSLRGDIPGVTKSSW from the coding sequence GTGTCAAGGTTAGCACTAAAAAATAAGGCTAAGCGAAAGCCTAAATTCACATGTCGCCACTATAATCGTTGTCCCCTTTGTGGGCGGGTGAGAGGATTTTTGCGTCGCTTCCTTATGTGTCGGATATGTTTTCGTTTTCTAAGTTTGCGTGGTGATATTCCTGGCGTAACCAAATCCAGTTGGTAG
- the rplE gene encoding 50S ribosomal protein L5 has protein sequence MKSKSVAKEAVKAKEKPVGSTAVKPKDYVPRLKAMYHEKVIPAMMKEFGYKNPMQVPRVERIVLNIGMGEAVQNVKLLESAAAELEQITGQKPVLTRSKKAIAGFKLREGIPIGAKVTLRGARMHEFLDRLVSVALPRIRDFRGISSKAFDGRGNYTLGLKEQLAFPEIKYDDVASIHGMDITFVTTAQRNDEAKSLLAHLGMPFRKP, from the coding sequence ATGAAATCAAAATCTGTAGCCAAAGAAGCAGTCAAGGCAAAAGAAAAACCGGTGGGTTCAACCGCAGTTAAACCGAAGGATTATGTTCCACGGTTAAAGGCGATGTACCATGAAAAAGTTATCCCTGCCATGATGAAAGAATTTGGGTATAAAAATCCAATGCAGGTACCTCGAGTGGAAAGAATTGTCTTAAATATTGGTATGGGGGAAGCGGTTCAAAATGTAAAATTATTGGAAAGTGCCGCAGCCGAGCTTGAGCAAATAACCGGACAAAAGCCTGTGTTGACTAGGTCAAAAAAAGCCATCGCGGGATTTAAATTGCGTGAAGGAATTCCAATAGGAGCGAAGGTCACCTTAAGGGGCGCAAGGATGCATGAGTTTTTAGACCGGTTGGTATCTGTTGCTTTGCCAAGAATCCGTGATTTTCGTGGGATCTCCTCAAAAGCTTTCGATGGACGAGGGAACTATACGCTCGGCTTAAAAGAACAGCTGGCGTTTCCTGAAATAAAATATGATGATGTTGCATCAATCCATGGGATGGATATTACGTTTGTTACCACCGCTCAACGGAATGATGAAGCCAAATCTTTATTGGCCCACTTGGGAATGCCTTTTAGGAAACCCTAA
- a CDS encoding 50S ribosomal protein L24: protein MAEKFRIKKGDTVMVIAGRERGKTGKVLQVQTKDARVTVEKLNIIKRHTKPNAKNKQGGILEREGFMSISNVMAFCESVKKPSRIKMKTFEDGRKVRVYQKAQTEVLDKS, encoded by the coding sequence ATGGCTGAAAAATTTAGAATTAAAAAGGGCGATACGGTGATGGTGATCGCTGGCAGGGAGCGTGGTAAGACGGGGAAAGTTCTCCAGGTTCAAACAAAAGATGCCAGAGTCACAGTTGAAAAGCTCAATATTATAAAGCGGCATACAAAGCCAAACGCTAAAAATAAGCAAGGGGGAATCCTTGAACGAGAGGGCTTTATGTCCATTTCCAATGTCATGGCATTTTGTGAATCTGTTAAAAAACCTTCAAGAATTAAAATGAAAACTTTTGAGGATGGACGGAAAGTCCGTGTTTATCAAAAAGCTCAAACTGAAGTTCTGGATAAAAGCTGA
- the rplN gene encoding 50S ribosomal protein L14 has protein sequence MIQNYTYLDVADNSGAKNVMCFHVLGGTKRRYGSLGDIIVVAVKEAIPKASVKKGDVMKAVIVRTKKGRRREDGSHIKFDRNACVLVNAQGDPVGTRIFGPVARELRKKKYMKIISLAPEVI, from the coding sequence ATGATACAAAATTATACTTATCTTGATGTGGCCGATAATTCAGGTGCAAAAAATGTAATGTGTTTTCATGTCCTTGGGGGAACGAAGCGTCGATATGGATCCTTAGGGGATATCATTGTTGTGGCCGTAAAAGAGGCAATCCCAAAGGCATCGGTTAAAAAAGGTGACGTCATGAAGGCCGTTATCGTTCGTACTAAAAAAGGCCGCCGAAGGGAAGATGGTTCCCATATTAAATTTGACCGGAATGCGTGTGTTTTAGTGAATGCTCAGGGTGATCCTGTTGGGACTCGTATCTTTGGGCCCGTTGCAAGAGAATTAAGGAAGAAAAAGTATATGAAAATTATATCTCTGGCTCCAGAAGTTATTTAG
- the rpsQ gene encoding 30S ribosomal protein S17 has translation MTQTRALPRSLTGKVVSNKMQKTVVVEVVRIERHSLYGKVLRRKTRLKAHDEVNQCQIGDQVHIVYARPLSKTKHWRVSEVLNKRVAS, from the coding sequence ATGACACAGACCAGGGCTCTGCCTCGATCACTTACGGGAAAAGTAGTTAGTAATAAAATGCAAAAAACCGTCGTGGTTGAAGTTGTTCGCATAGAACGGCATTCTTTGTATGGAAAAGTGTTGAGAAGGAAAACAAGGTTGAAGGCTCATGATGAAGTGAATCAATGCCAGATAGGAGATCAGGTTCATATCGTCTATGCGCGACCTTTAAGTAAGACCAAGCACTGGCGAGTTTCTGAGGTTTTAAATAAACGCGTGGCCTCGTAG
- the rpmC gene encoding 50S ribosomal protein L29, whose product MEMDELKNLEKSELFEKINKLKQELFHFRSQLALGRMENPMRIRETRKDIARVKTVLRQKAN is encoded by the coding sequence ATGGAAATGGACGAATTGAAAAATTTAGAAAAAAGTGAATTGTTTGAGAAAATAAATAAGTTGAAACAGGAGTTGTTTCATTTTAGAAGTCAATTGGCATTGGGACGAATGGAAAATCCTATGAGAATACGTGAGACAAGAAAAGATATCGCCAGGGTTAAAACTGTTCTTCGCCAAAAGGCTAATTAG
- the rplP gene encoding 50S ribosomal protein L16, which translates to MLAPKRVKFRKVQKGRMRGKAYRGGEIAYGVFGLKAMEPGRITARQIEAARIAMTRHVKRGGRIWTRIFPDKPITKKPAEVRMGKGKGNPEYWVAPVKSGRILFEMDDVSQTVAEEALRLAGHKLPVATKFVIRGEIPVL; encoded by the coding sequence ATGTTAGCTCCGAAAAGGGTTAAATTCAGAAAGGTCCAAAAGGGCCGTATGCGTGGAAAGGCCTACCGTGGGGGGGAAATCGCGTATGGAGTTTTCGGCCTGAAAGCCATGGAGCCCGGAAGGATAACGGCCAGACAAATCGAGGCTGCTCGTATCGCGATGACCAGACACGTCAAAAGGGGTGGGCGAATTTGGACCAGAATATTCCCCGATAAGCCTATTACCAAGAAGCCAGCCGAAGTTCGAATGGGAAAAGGAAAGGGAAACCCTGAATATTGGGTTGCTCCGGTAAAATCAGGAAGAATTTTGTTTGAAATGGATGATGTTTCGCAAACCGTTGCGGAAGAGGCCTTGCGTTTGGCAGGGCATAAATTACCGGTGGCCACAAAATTTGTTATTCGTGGGGAAATACCCGTTTTGTAG
- the rpsC gene encoding 30S ribosomal protein S3: protein MGQKTHPYGFRLGYTRTWHSRWYAKKDFAKLLHQDLSIRDVVKKRLYHAGISSVEIERSGNQLKLIIHTARPGIIIGRKGAEVDKLKATLEKEYGNEVFVTVKEIKKPELDAQLVAENIATQLEKRVSFRRALKRSVASALRLGALGIKVYCAGRLGGHEIARTEWYREGRVPLHTLRADVEYGFAEAKTAMGQIGVKAWIFKGDAQIPSLEKSEPSLGFL from the coding sequence ATGGGTCAAAAGACGCACCCGTATGGTTTTAGACTGGGCTATACCAGAACATGGCATTCGAGATGGTATGCAAAAAAAGATTTTGCAAAATTGCTTCACCAGGATTTGTCGATTAGGGACGTTGTTAAAAAGCGATTGTATCATGCTGGCATATCCAGCGTGGAAATAGAACGATCTGGTAACCAACTTAAATTAATCATACACACTGCCCGTCCCGGGATTATCATAGGTAGAAAGGGTGCTGAGGTTGATAAATTGAAAGCCACTCTTGAAAAAGAATATGGCAATGAAGTTTTCGTTACCGTGAAGGAAATTAAGAAGCCAGAATTGGATGCTCAGCTAGTTGCGGAGAATATTGCCACCCAATTGGAGAAGCGGGTCTCTTTTCGTCGTGCGTTGAAGCGAAGCGTTGCTTCTGCTTTGAGACTTGGTGCTTTGGGGATTAAGGTGTATTGCGCAGGTCGGCTGGGAGGACATGAAATCGCCAGAACTGAGTGGTATCGAGAGGGTCGAGTGCCCCTTCATACTCTCAGGGCGGATGTTGAATATGGATTTGCGGAAGCCAAAACGGCCATGGGCCAAATTGGAGTTAAGGCGTGGATATTTAAAGGAGATGCTCAAATTCCTTCTTTGGAAAAGTCAGAGCCTTCATTGGGTTTTCTATAA
- the rplV gene encoding 50S ribosomal protein L22, translating into MAEAKAILRHVRLAPRKARLIVDMVRGRNAAEALAVLKYTPRSAARVVEQLLFSAISNAGQKDLGDPENLRIARAFVDGGPTYKRFRPRSMGRANPIHKRTSHITIVVSPAG; encoded by the coding sequence ATGGCGGAAGCTAAAGCAATTCTTCGACACGTAAGATTGGCCCCACGTAAAGCAAGGTTGATTGTTGATATGGTTAGGGGGAGAAATGCGGCTGAAGCATTAGCCGTATTGAAGTATACACCAAGGTCAGCAGCTAGAGTGGTTGAGCAATTACTCTTTTCAGCAATTTCTAACGCAGGTCAGAAAGATTTGGGTGATCCTGAAAATCTTAGAATCGCTAGGGCGTTTGTAGACGGTGGTCCCACATACAAGCGCTTTCGCCCTCGATCAATGGGAAGGGCTAACCCTATTCATAAAAGAACGAGTCATATAACCATTGTTGTGAGTCCGGCTGGTTAA
- the rpsS gene encoding 30S ribosomal protein S19, producing the protein MPRSVHKGPFVDDHIAKKVDKAREGKESKVIKTWSRRSTIIPDMIGLTFAVHNGKKFIPVFVTDNMVGHKLGEFAPTRFFKGHGHARSEKAVALK; encoded by the coding sequence ATGCCAAGGTCAGTTCATAAAGGGCCATTTGTTGATGACCATATTGCAAAAAAAGTTGATAAAGCCAGGGAGGGAAAAGAATCTAAGGTTATAAAAACCTGGTCCAGGCGGTCGACTATTATTCCAGATATGATCGGTTTGACTTTTGCGGTTCATAACGGGAAAAAATTTATCCCGGTTTTTGTTACGGACAATATGGTGGGTCATAAATTAGGTGAATTCGCTCCAACCAGATTCTTTAAAGGGCATGGTCATGCAAGGAGTGAAAAGGCCGTTGCGTTAAAGTAA
- the rplB gene encoding 50S ribosomal protein L2, whose amino-acid sequence MPIKEYNPTSPGRRGMSAVTGEGLSRKRPEKALTSYKSKSGGRNNSGRITSRFKGGGHKRLYRKIDFKRDKLNIVGKVSGIEYDPNRSARIALLHYTDGEKRYILAPLGLKVGDSVQAGAGVDVRVGNALPLMEMPLGIVVHNVELKPGKGAQLVRSAGASAQVMGRDEGYVQIRLTSGEMRKILGTCMATIGQVGNADHNNVTIGKAGRSRWLGRKPHQRGVVMNPVDHPHGGGEGKSGQGNPHPVSPWGQPTKGFKTRKPRNQSSRFIIAGRKKKSR is encoded by the coding sequence ATGCCAATAAAAGAATATAATCCAACGTCACCAGGCAGAAGGGGAATGTCAGCTGTCACCGGTGAAGGGTTATCGCGTAAAAGACCGGAAAAAGCCCTTACCAGCTATAAATCCAAGTCTGGTGGGAGGAATAATTCTGGGAGGATTACTTCCCGATTTAAAGGCGGTGGCCATAAGCGCCTCTACAGGAAGATTGATTTTAAAAGGGATAAACTTAATATCGTCGGCAAAGTTTCGGGGATTGAATACGACCCTAATCGATCGGCCCGAATTGCACTTTTGCATTATACGGATGGAGAAAAGCGCTATATCTTGGCTCCGTTGGGCTTAAAGGTCGGGGATTCCGTTCAAGCTGGTGCAGGGGTAGACGTGAGGGTGGGAAATGCTTTGCCCCTTATGGAAATGCCCCTTGGTATAGTGGTTCACAATGTGGAGTTAAAGCCTGGTAAGGGGGCTCAATTAGTCAGAAGTGCTGGGGCCTCGGCTCAGGTCATGGGCCGAGACGAGGGGTATGTTCAGATTCGGTTAACGTCTGGTGAAATGAGAAAAATTCTTGGAACCTGTATGGCCACGATCGGGCAGGTCGGGAATGCTGATCATAATAACGTCACCATTGGGAAAGCTGGTAGGTCTCGATGGTTGGGGCGTAAGCCACATCAACGGGGAGTTGTTATGAATCCGGTCGACCATCCTCATGGGGGTGGTGAAGGTAAATCCGGTCAGGGGAATCCGCATCCTGTATCACCATGGGGTCAGCCTACAAAGGGGTTTAAAACACGGAAGCCCAGAAATCAAAGTTCGCGTTTTATAATTGCAGGTAGAAAGAAAAAGTCCCGTTAA
- a CDS encoding 50S ribosomal protein L23 produces MNPHDVLIRPLLTEKITSIREIKNGVAFSVHRQATRIDIRRAVEKVFSVKVAAVNVMNVRGKKKRQGRFTGKRSDWRKAFITLKDGEKIELYESA; encoded by the coding sequence GTGAATCCACATGATGTTTTAATAAGACCTTTGTTAACAGAAAAAATTACCTCAATACGCGAGATAAAGAATGGTGTTGCGTTCTCCGTGCATCGTCAGGCGACCCGGATTGATATTCGCAGAGCTGTGGAGAAAGTGTTTAGCGTTAAGGTGGCTGCGGTGAATGTTATGAATGTTAGAGGGAAAAAAAAGCGGCAAGGTCGTTTTACCGGAAAGAGATCTGATTGGCGGAAAGCATTTATTACATTAAAAGATGGGGAAAAAATAGAATTGTATGAAAGTGCTTAG